ATGTCACCTGAATTAGGTTCTGAAAGTAATGCTAAAGTATATAAAAGTGTAGATTTTCCTCCACCTGATGGTCCCATAATGGTTATAAAATCATTTTTCTCCACCTTTAAATTAATATTTTTTAAAACTTTTTGTTTATTGTTTCCTTGAATAAATGATTTATATAAATTTCTCATTTCTATCAAATTTATCATCTCCCTCTCTTTAATTTTAAACATTAAAAAGAGGTTTTTCTTTAAGTAACTATAAAGAAAAAATAAAGTTTTGCCTTCAATATATAATAAATATTTATATATCTACATAAAAAATAGAGTACCTTGTTTTAGATACTCTAAAAAAATTCTATTTGTACTTTATTCCACTCCAATTTATATTTTCAGCTAACTCTGCTTTTTCCTTTAAATTTACATCTTTTAATGCCCATTTTTTAAATTCTTGATATCCTGTTCTATCTACTATATATCCTATATGTTCCTTTCCACCCGGAGCATCTTTATCTATATATTCATGTATATACTCATAGGTATTTACTATTATTTTTACTATGCTATCTTCATCTACCCATTTTATAAAATCTTCTGCAAGTCTAGGATTTTTCTTGCCTGTTCTCCCCATTATGGCTAATTTATAATATTTTTCTTTACTACGAGTCCATGCTCCCGTTGGACATTTACCTATACACTCTCCACATCCTATACACTTTTCATGATCCCTTATAACTTTAAAGTTTTCAAATCTTAACGCTCCTGTGGCTCTTTTTTTACAATTATTAACGCAGGCTTGACATCCTACACATCTGTACTTATCATATTGTGGTTCTGTCATTCCTAATATTCCAAAGTCGTGCATTCTAGCTTTTATGCAATCATTAGGACATCCTGTAAGGGCTACTTTAACATGGTAATCATTAGGGAATATCGCCTTTTCTATTCTTTTAGCAAACTTTACAGTATTATAATTAGCAAAAGGACAAACTTCATTTCCAACACAAGAAGTTACATTCCTAGTTCCAGCTGCTGAGTATCCTTTTCCTACTTCATCTTGGTTTATATTTAATCCTTCTATAACCGGTTGTATTAACTCATTTATTTCATCCATTTTATTAAAATCTAAATCTGGAATTTCAAATCCTTGCCTTGTAGTTACATGAACTTTTCCATTACCATATTCTTCAGCTATTTTAGTTAATATTGCAAAACACTTTACTGGCAGGTTCCCTCCAGGAATTCTTACTCTTAAAGCTGTTTTACCTCTTTGTTTTGTAACTCTAAATGCATTCTTTTTTATGTCTTTAGTATTAATATCCATTTAAAATCCTCCCTAATCTATAAGAGTTTTTCCCTTTACATAATTAAAAACTGGACCGTCTAGGCAAATATAGGTATCGTCTATTTTACAATGACCACATTTTCCAAGTCCACAACACATTTTTCTTTCTTGAGATATCCAAATATTTTCTTCTTTTATTCCTAATTTTAAAAACTCTGCTACTGCAAATTTCATCATTATAGGTGGTCCTACTACTACAACTTGTACATTTTCCTTATCTTTTATATTTAATTCTGGAATATATTTAGTTACAAGACCTGTGTTTCCTTTGTAACCTTCCTCTGCTACATCTAATGTAACAGTTACATTAATATTTTCTTTCCATCTTTCTATATCTTCTTTAAATAATACATTGTTTATAGTTTTGAATCCTACTATAAGATTAAATCCTTTGCATTCATTAGGATTTGTTGAGAAGTAGTCCATTATTCCCTTAACTGGTGCCACTCCTGTACCACCTGCCACTACAACTATTTCTTTGTTTTTATAATTATCTAAGTCAAATCCATTCCCATAAGGTCCTCTTAAAAATAAACTTTGTCCGATATTGTAGTTATAAATTTCGTCAGTAACTACCCCTACTCTTCTTATAGTTAAATCTATATATCCTTCTCCTATTTCACACACTGATATAGGAGCTTCCCCATACTTAGGTAAGGATACTTCGAAGAATTGACCAGGTTTTACTTCTCCCTCATAGGACATTCTAAAAGTATATTCTATATCTGTATGTTTTTTTATATCTAATATTTCAGATTTAAAAGGCATATATACATTATTTGCAGTCATTAGAATTCACCTCTTCTACTAAATTTGAAAGTTTATTTATGCAATTTGAGAAAGATATATATTCTGGACAAATATCATCACATCTTCCACAACCTACACACATATGATATGCAAATCTTTTTTTATAATCATTTACCTTGTGCATAACTTTAAATCTCATTCTTTGACCCTTGTCTATTCTAAATCCATGACTGCCAGCCATATTAGTATATCCGTCTACTTGGCAAGAAGCCCATACTCTTCTTCTTTCTCCTGCTTTATCATTATCTTTGTAGAATATATCTTGCATAGTAAAACAAGTACAGGTTGGACAAACAAAATTACATCTTCCACAGGCTATACATCTTTGGGAATATTCATTCCAAAAATCTAAGTTAACTATTTTAGATAGTTCTATTTTATCTGATATATTTACTTTGATTTTGTTTTCTTTAACATAACTTGGTTCTACTTCAAGTTTTTCCTCTACTTGTACCTCATTAAAATATTTTTCTAAAGAATCATCTTTAATATCTACATATACACTTTCTTCATTAATGTTTATTCCTAGATTATAATTTTCTGATTTATTAGTTCCCATAGAAACACAGAAACAGTTTTCAAAGCTTTCACTACATCCCATAACAACAAATTTAACTCTTTCTCTTATAGCTTTATAATAAGGATCTTCAGATCCATTTTTTAAATATATATCATCTATACGCTTTAATCCATGTAAATCACAACTTCTTAAAAATATAAGTATATTTTCCTTATCTGTTTTAGGCTCAATCCAATTATCCTCTGTAAAATAAAATAATGTTTGAGTTATTGGTAGTATAACTTCTTTAAATGAAAAATTAGATTTTTCTTTAAAATTTATTTCTTCTACAGATGAGATTTCTTTATATCTTATAGAATCTGTATCTGAAAATGTACCCTTTCCTTCTAATGTAGTTGGTGCATAAACTTTAAAATCTTTTTTTAAGTTTTTTAAAGCCTTGTTAAAACTTTCTTTTTTAAATTTAAAACCCATTATTTTCACCTCTTAAAACTATTTTTTTGATATTTTATAATAGGCTGCTCCCACAAATAATGCTCCGCCTATAATGTTTCCTAAAGTAACAAAAATCAAATTATATGCCATTCCATTTACGGATATTTGAGCTCCATGTGGTATAAATAAAGCTATAGAAAGCAACGTCATATTTGCCACACTGTGTTCAAATCCTGATGATATAAAGGCAAATAAACACCAAAATATCATTATGAGTTTTCCTGCCTCTTCTTTCATTTTTAAACTACACCATACAGCTAAACAAACCAAAACATTACATAACAACCCTCTTAAAAATAACTCCATAGGAGGTAGTGTCATCTTTGTTTCTGCTGTTTTTAAAATAAATTTACCTACAGCTCCTTTTGCTAATCCCGCATTAACAAATATTAAAGCTAAAAGCATTGATCCTATTAAATTTCCTACAAAACTGAAACTCCATATGCTTAAGGTATCTTTCCATGAAGTCTTTTTATTTAATGTTCCTATGGTCATAACCATATTATTTCCTGTAAAAAGTTCTGATCCAGCCATAATAACAAGACTTAAAGCTATGCCAAAAGACAAGCCCATGATAAGCTTTACATAAGGAGAATTAGCAGCTTCTAAATTTCCGCCTAATGTAAATATGAGTATAATGCCTATGCCTACATATATTCCTGCAAGAGCAGAAGATATTAAATAGCCTACTCTATTATTTCTTAATAAGTCCCTTTTGTTTTCTGCTACATTACTAATCTTGTTAATTTCTTCACTATACATGATCCAACATCTCCCTTCATTTTTTAATAATTTATTATTCCTTATAATCATTTTACAGGGCATACAAAAAAAAGTATGTGATGAAAATCACATACCCTTAAAAAACTTTGATAATTTATCTCTATCTTTAATTATTATTTTTTTACCCTCATAATATATAAGTTCTTTGTTTTTTAACTCTTTTAATGCTCTAGATATAGTTTCTCTTGAACTTCCTAACATTTCTGAAAGATAAGTAACTGTTATATTTAACTTTATGACTTCTCCATTTTTTTCACACTGGCCATAGTCCTTGGCCAATTTCCAAAGCTTGGCTGCTACTCTTTTTTCTACTTTAAGAGGTACTGTATTCTTTAGTTGTCTATACATCCTTCTTATTTTATTAGTCATTGAAAACATCACTTCTTGAGTAAATTCAAAATTTCCACCCATCATATATAATAAATCATTTCTTTTAATTGATAAAACCTTACTATTTTCAAATCCCTCACAGCATATAGATGCTGGTTTCTTATCTAGTATAATTTCATTTATAAATTTACCCTTATCTATTATGAATATTACTCTTTTTTGACCATTTTCTGAAATTCTATACAAAGTAACTTTTCCTTCTAATACTATGTATACATCATTTACAGAATCTCTTTCATAAAATAAAATTTCTCCTTTTTTTAAATCTATTACTTTAGATTTATTAGTTAGCATATCTAATTCATTATTTTTAAGACTAGAGAATATATCCAAATCCTTAAATTTATATTTTATTGAACTGTTCATGAGAATTAATACCCCCATTTTTATAATTCTCTTATTGTTTTGCAAGCTTCCAATTATAAGCGAACCTTGGTATTCCTATTCCTGCACATTAAAACGAATTACTTCTCTGCTTATTATTTATAATAATTATAACTTTAATATCTTTAAGCATCTTCTTCAATTAATTCTTTTTATTATAATTAATTCCGCCACCTATATCCGTTACTATTTTAAAGGCGTATACTTGTACTAAAATATAAATTTGTATATTTTCTAACTTTCTATTCCTACTCTTGCAGGTACTCCTTTTTCATAATAATGTTTTATTTCTTTCATTTCTGTTACTAAATCTGCTTTTTCTATTATCTCTTCTTTAGCATATCTTCCTGT
Above is a window of Clostridium sporogenes DNA encoding:
- the asrC gene encoding sulfite reductase subunit C is translated as MDINTKDIKKNAFRVTKQRGKTALRVRIPGGNLPVKCFAILTKIAEEYGNGKVHVTTRQGFEIPDLDFNKMDEINELIQPVIEGLNINQDEVGKGYSAAGTRNVTSCVGNEVCPFANYNTVKFAKRIEKAIFPNDYHVKVALTGCPNDCIKARMHDFGILGMTEPQYDKYRCVGCQACVNNCKKRATGALRFENFKVIRDHEKCIGCGECIGKCPTGAWTRSKEKYYKLAIMGRTGKKNPRLAEDFIKWVDEDSIVKIIVNTYEYIHEYIDKDAPGGKEHIGYIVDRTGYQEFKKWALKDVNLKEKAELAENINWSGIKYK
- the asrB gene encoding anaerobic sulfite reductase subunit AsrB; this encodes MTANNVYMPFKSEILDIKKHTDIEYTFRMSYEGEVKPGQFFEVSLPKYGEAPISVCEIGEGYIDLTIRRVGVVTDEIYNYNIGQSLFLRGPYGNGFDLDNYKNKEIVVVAGGTGVAPVKGIMDYFSTNPNECKGFNLIVGFKTINNVLFKEDIERWKENINVTVTLDVAEEGYKGNTGLVTKYIPELNIKDKENVQVVVVGPPIMMKFAVAEFLKLGIKEENIWISQERKMCCGLGKCGHCKIDDTYICLDGPVFNYVKGKTLID
- a CDS encoding Crp/Fnr family transcriptional regulator, with the translated sequence MNSSIKYKFKDLDIFSSLKNNELDMLTNKSKVIDLKKGEILFYERDSVNDVYIVLEGKVTLYRISENGQKRVIFIIDKGKFINEIILDKKPASICCEGFENSKVLSIKRNDLLYMMGGNFEFTQEVMFSMTNKIRRMYRQLKNTVPLKVEKRVAAKLWKLAKDYGQCEKNGEVIKLNITVTYLSEMLGSSRETISRALKELKNKELIYYEGKKIIIKDRDKLSKFFKGM
- the asrA gene encoding anaerobic sulfite reductase subunit AsrA — protein: MGFKFKKESFNKALKNLKKDFKVYAPTTLEGKGTFSDTDSIRYKEISSVEEINFKEKSNFSFKEVILPITQTLFYFTEDNWIEPKTDKENILIFLRSCDLHGLKRIDDIYLKNGSEDPYYKAIRERVKFVVMGCSESFENCFCVSMGTNKSENYNLGININEESVYVDIKDDSLEKYFNEVQVEEKLEVEPSYVKENKIKVNISDKIELSKIVNLDFWNEYSQRCIACGRCNFVCPTCTCFTMQDIFYKDNDKAGERRRVWASCQVDGYTNMAGSHGFRIDKGQRMRFKVMHKVNDYKKRFAYHMCVGCGRCDDICPEYISFSNCINKLSNLVEEVNSNDCK
- a CDS encoding formate/nitrite transporter family protein; translation: MYSEEINKISNVAENKRDLLRNNRVGYLISSALAGIYVGIGIILIFTLGGNLEAANSPYVKLIMGLSFGIALSLVIMAGSELFTGNNMVMTIGTLNKKTSWKDTLSIWSFSFVGNLIGSMLLALIFVNAGLAKGAVGKFILKTAETKMTLPPMELFLRGLLCNVLVCLAVWCSLKMKEEAGKLIMIFWCLFAFISSGFEHSVANMTLLSIALFIPHGAQISVNGMAYNLIFVTLGNIIGGALFVGAAYYKISKK